One part of the Glycine soja cultivar W05 chromosome 11, ASM419377v2, whole genome shotgun sequence genome encodes these proteins:
- the LOC114376970 gene encoding phospholipase A1-Ibeta2, chloroplastic-like: MMQISSTVPAHKLHKFQAIRCPSFSFRCQQASSSSLKQPSIFQTKPFISTESTRLHLANLDKLLETQKPVVPPTQIQHQPIINDPKEKKGRSFLEGLDLGRLWPEMKATDEMSPRHLKRLQRLLSMTGEYSPRNILGGRWREYHGSNDWKGMLDPLDENLRREVVRYGEFVQAAYQAFHSDPAMSTEEPPHPQHVALPDRSYRMTKSLYATSSIGLPKWVDEVAPDLGWMTQRSSWVGYVAVCEDRREIARMGRRDIIISLRGTSTCMEWAENLRAHMVEMGDEEGKAKVECGFMSLYKTKGAQVASLAESVVEEVRRLIDLYRGEELSISVIGHSLGATLALLVADEISTCCPKVPPVAVFSFGGPRVGNKAFGDRLTAKNVKVLRIVNSQDVITRVPGIFVSEELEQKIRNVGGGVLEENTPLAYSHVGTELRVQTKMSPYLKPDADMACCHDLEAYLHLVDGFLASNCPFRSNAKRSLARLMQDQSANVKKLYTSKAKSLTVNLSRQGSMSMSSCLSSPS; this comes from the coding sequence ATGATGCAGATCAGCTCCACCGTACCAGCCCACAAACTTCACAAGTTCCAGGCAATAAGGTGCCCCAGCTTCAGCTTCAGATGCCAACAAGCTTCCTCTTCCTCCCTCAAACAACCTTCAATTTTTCAGACGAAGCCCTTCATCTCCACCGAGTCAACTCGCCTGCACCTCGCCAACCTCGACAAGCTCCTCGAGACCCAGAAGCCCGTGGTCCCACCAACCCAAATCCAACACCAACCAATCATCAACGAtccaaaggaaaagaaaggaagaagcTTTTTGGAGGGTCTTGACTTGGGGAGGCTATGGCCGGAGATGAAAGCCACCGATGAAATGTCCCCGCGCCACCTCAAACGCCTCCAGCGCCTCCTCTCCATGACGGGGGAGTATTCCCCGAGGAACATCCTCGGCGGCCGCTGGAGAGAATATCACGGCAGCAACGACTGGAAAGGGATGTTAGACCCTCTAGACGAGAATCTCCGGCGAGAGGTCGTTCGCTACGGCGAATTCGTCCAAGCCGCGTATCAAGCCTTCCATTCAGACCCCGCCATGTCAACGGAGGAGCCGCCACATCCACAACACGTGGCACTTCCAGATAGATCATACCGAATGACCAAAAGCCTCTATGCAACATCATCAATTGGTTTACCCAAATGGGTAGATGAAGTGGCACCGGATCTGGGATGGATGACCCAGAGATCAAGCTGGGTCGGATACGTGGCTGTTTGCGAGGATAGAAGAGAAATAGCACGGATGGGAAGAAGAGACATTATAATCTCTCTTCGTGGAACTTCCACGTGTATGGAATGGGCGGAGAATCTCAGGGCCCATATGGTGGAAATGGGAGACGAAGAAGGAAAAGCCAAAGTAGAGTGCGGGTTCATGAGcttgtacaaaacaaaaggagCACAGGTGGCGAGTCTGGCAGAATCCGTTGTAGAAGAAGTGAGGAGACTGATTGATCTTTACAGAGGAGAAGAGTTGAGCATCAGTGTGATAGGGCACAGCCTTGGTGCGACGCTAGCCTTATTGGTGGCAGACGAGATAAGCACGTGCTGCCCCAAAGTTCCACCCGTGGCTGTTTTCTCCTTCGGAGGGCCTCGTGTTGGTAACAAGGCCTTTGGGGATCGCTTAACCGCTAAAAACGTCAAAGTTCTAAGAATAGTGAACTCGCAAGACGTGATTACCAGAGTTCCAGGGATCTTTGTGAGTGAAGAGCTAGAACAAAAAATACGGAACGTTGGTGGTGGTGTGCTGGAGGAGAACACGCCGCTGGCTTACTCGCACGTGGGGACGGAGTTGCGTGTGCAGACCAAGATGTCGCCGTACCTTAAGCCCGATGCTGACATGGCCTGTTGTCATGACTTGGAGGCTTACTTGCACTTGGTGGATGGGTTCTTGGCCTCAAATTGTCCCTTCAGATCAAATGCTAAAAGAAGCTTAGCTAGGTTAATGCAAGACCAAAGTGCTAATGTCAAAAAATTGTATACTAGCAAAGCTAAATCCTTGACTGTCAATCTTAGTAGGCAGGGATCCATGTCTATGTCTAGTTGTTTGTCAAGTCCCTCTTAA